Below is a genomic region from Telmatobacter sp. DSM 110680.
CTAGACCTCTCCCGACGGATTCGATCGCACTGTAGAAAATCTGACTCGGTGCGGGTAGCCCATTGCACGGGGAGTCCAGAATTTGGACAAGCCTCGCTCCGTGAATGGAGGCCGGGGTATACGCCCTACAACTTCCGACTACCCTCACTACACGTTCCGTTGGCGCTAACTGTTGCTAATGCGCGTAACATCAAGCTTGTAGGAGTGACCGAATGCAACAATTGTCGAATCTGTCTGGTTGGCCGCCTCAAGGAGGCGCCGGTGCGTTTGATACCCGCAAGGAATCCTTTGTCAAAACCCCGGAATCCGTGACCTTCAGAAAAGTCGACCGGATTGTGGGCACTCGCGTTGACCTGACTTGCCTCTTTGGCAAAGAGGTCGTGACCTTCCGGTTCTTTGCTTCAAACAGGGGAACTGCCGAGAATGTCGCGGAAGTTCTGGGCCGCAGCGGCGGTCAAACCTTGCGCGATCTGGGCATGCTCTACATCGCCGACAACGACAACGGATAGCAACTGCCTCTTATTCGGCCGGGTCTTCGTGCCTTTTCTCTACTGATTCATGCGAGCCAGCAGAGCAGCGTAGCGGGGATCCTGGCGCACGGAATCGAAGAGCGGGTCAACGCGGATGAACGGCATGCTGAAACAGTGGATCTCACTGGCACGTTGAAACGATGCGAAGGCGTGGTCCAGTTCGTTGACCCGAAGATCATCGAGGCCGATCTCATACGCGTTGCAGCTATTGGTCGATTGCGGAAGGGCACGGGTGCGCGCGCGCCAGAAAGGCCGCCATCCTTGCTGGCGGTAGACCTTGAGCAGTGCAGCAATATCGACCTTTGACTCATTCTCGCGCAGCGCTTCAACGTTATGTTGCACCGCCTCATCGTGGTCACCTTTCTGCTCATAGATAAGACTCAGGTAGTGGTCGATGGATTCGGGCGATCGCTCCATCTCGGATGCCCGCTGTAGCTGAGCAACTGCGGCGTCGTACTGCCGGTCATAGTAGAGGGCAACGCCTAGCCGCCGGTTGACGAGAAACGATAGCGGATCGAGTTGAAGCGCTCGGCGCATGTGAGTGACAGCATCCTGCGGGCGGCCAACGGCATCGAGGTAAATGGCGTACTTGAACTCTGCGATGGAGTCGCTCGGATTGAGGGAGATGCCGCGGGTAAGATTCTTCTCCGCTGCCGTCCAGTCATATAAGTAGATGGTTTGGACGCTGCCGAGTTCGGTATAAGCTTCGCCATTCTGCGGGTCGAGTTGGATGGCGCGCTGAGCCTCGGCTATGGCTTTCGGCATCAACTCCCGGGGCGTACCAATGCCGTAGGTCGTAACGGCATCGAGAGCGGAGGCATAGCCGGCGTGGGCGGACGCGTAGTTGGGATCCAGATCAATCGCATCCTTGAACGACTCGAGGCTGCGAGCGAAATCCTGCTTATTGAGAAAGTAGCGGCCTCGCAGATAGGCGTCGTGCGCCGCGGCGTTGACTGGTGCGCGCGGCGAAGGGGGAGCGAGCACGACGCTGGCCTGCGCGGCGATCTGCTGTGCGACGCTGTCCTGGAGGGAGAGGACATCGGAGGCGGACCCCTCGAAGGACTGCGCCCAAAGGTGCCGGTCAGTGCGCGCATCGATGAGCTGAGCGGTGATGCGGATCCGATCCCCAGAGCGGACAATTGAACCTTCGACAATCGCGTCAACATCGAGCTGGCGGGCGATGTCGGGAAGTGAGCGCCCGGAGCCTTTGTTGGCCATGACCGACGTTCGCGAAACGACCCGAAGGTTGGGTATTCGTGCAAGCTCGGTGATGAGTTCGTCGGTCATGCCGTCGGCGAAATACTCTTGGCCGGGGTCGCCGGACAGATTTTGCAGAGGCAGCACCGCAATCGAGCCGATGGCGCTGTGACTGTCTCGATGAAGAAAGCGTGCAGCCAGGGGACGGGGCCCGAGGTTGAGTACAGAGATAGTCATAACTACGGCAACAGTGATGGCGACGACTATCCAAAGTCTGTGCTGTGGTTTCGCTAACAATCGGTCGGGGCCTGCAGAGCCCTCGCGCGCCACATACTCTTCCGGCGCCGTGACAATCTCCGGCACAGAAGCGATCGGCTGCGAAGGTGCGACCCCCTGCGAACTAGGAAAATCCTCGATCGGCACCTCAGGCTCAACCGCCGTAACCGGTGCGACGAACCGGTAACCGGAGCCGGAGATCGTTTGTACATACTGCGGGAGGTCCGGGCTGTCCCCCAAGGCCTGCCTAATTTTGCGAATTGCGGTGTTGATTCCGTGTTCGATATCGACGAAAACTTCCTGCTCCCACAGGCGGGCGGATATCTCCTCGCGGG
It encodes:
- a CDS encoding winged helix-turn-helix domain-containing protein, with translation MPFAVYRFGEFSLDCGKFELCRKERRLKLERKPLELLVLLVTKHGQVVTREEISARLWEQEVFVDIEHGINTAIRKIRQALGDSPDLPQYVQTISGSGYRFVAPVTAVEPEVPIEDFPSSQGVAPSQPIASVPEIVTAPEEYVAREGSAGPDRLLAKPQHRLWIVVAITVAVVMTISVLNLGPRPLAARFLHRDSHSAIGSIAVLPLQNLSGDPGQEYFADGMTDELITELARIPNLRVVSRTSVMANKGSGRSLPDIARQLDVDAIVEGSIVRSGDRIRITAQLIDARTDRHLWAQSFEGSASDVLSLQDSVAQQIAAQASVVLAPPSPRAPVNAAAHDAYLRGRYFLNKQDFARSLESFKDAIDLDPNYASAHAGYASALDAVTTYGIGTPRELMPKAIAEAQRAIQLDPQNGEAYTELGSVQTIYLYDWTAAEKNLTRGISLNPSDSIAEFKYAIYLDAVGRPQDAVTHMRRALQLDPLSFLVNRRLGVALYYDRQYDAAVAQLQRASEMERSPESIDHYLSLIYEQKGDHDEAVQHNVEALRENESKVDIAALLKVYRQQGWRPFWRARTRALPQSTNSCNAYEIGLDDLRVNELDHAFASFQRASEIHCFSMPFIRVDPLFDSVRQDPRYAALLARMNQ